From one Conyzicola nivalis genomic stretch:
- a CDS encoding DsbA family protein, translated as MSNTADGKKARREHARELARQERETAQRRRKRNRLLVQGGVIVALLAVVTVVTLVIVNATTTTTVNPKNMASNGILFTGDGTTLAPVTTKALALDADPVPTDTSSLDAAVNIVTYIDYACPICQTFETTNAEQIDGWVTAGEASLEIHPISILDRVSLGTKYSSRAANAAVCVANYEPDQYMAVNDALFAQQPEENTSGLDTAALKKLVADAGADSDDVASCINDKTFASWVTNATDRVTSGELASDTVTEFVGTPTVLVNGQLYQGAVDDAEAFATFVAQVAGEATAPAE; from the coding sequence ATGAGCAACACCGCAGACGGCAAGAAGGCACGGCGTGAACACGCCCGCGAGTTGGCGAGGCAGGAGCGTGAGACCGCCCAGCGCCGCAGGAAGCGCAACCGGCTGCTCGTGCAGGGTGGGGTCATCGTCGCGCTGCTCGCCGTCGTGACTGTGGTCACGCTGGTGATCGTCAACGCGACCACCACCACGACGGTGAATCCCAAGAACATGGCGAGCAACGGCATCCTGTTCACCGGCGACGGAACGACACTCGCTCCGGTCACGACAAAGGCGCTCGCCCTCGACGCCGACCCGGTGCCGACCGACACGTCGAGCCTCGACGCCGCGGTGAACATCGTGACCTACATCGACTACGCCTGCCCGATCTGCCAGACCTTCGAGACGACGAACGCGGAACAGATCGACGGCTGGGTGACGGCCGGCGAGGCGTCGCTCGAGATCCACCCGATTTCGATCCTCGACCGGGTATCCCTCGGCACCAAGTACTCGTCGCGAGCGGCGAACGCCGCGGTGTGCGTGGCCAATTACGAGCCCGACCAGTACATGGCGGTCAACGACGCCCTGTTCGCCCAGCAGCCGGAGGAGAACACGAGCGGTCTCGACACCGCGGCCCTGAAAAAGCTGGTGGCGGATGCTGGCGCCGACAGCGACGACGTCGCGTCGTGCATCAACGACAAGACGTTCGCGAGCTGGGTGACGAACGCGACCGACCGGGTGACCTCGGGTGAACTCGCGAGCGACACCGTCACCGAGTTCGTCGGGACCCCCACGGTGCTGGTGAACGGCCAGCTGTACCAGGGCGCCGTCGACGACGCGGAGGCCTTCGCGACCTTCGTCGCACAGGTCGCGGGCGAGGCGACGGCACCGGCCGAGTAG
- the ndk gene encoding nucleoside-diphosphate kinase — translation MSVEETLVLVKPDGVARNLTGEILRRIEAKGYQLVDIKFVEASRELLAAHYAEHEGKPFYEPLVEFMESGPIVAIRVAGNGVIEGFRSLAGATNPTSAAPGTIRGDLGRDWGLKVQQNLVHGSDSVESAQRELSLWF, via the coding sequence GTGAGCGTCGAAGAAACACTCGTACTCGTCAAGCCCGACGGTGTAGCCCGCAACCTGACCGGCGAGATCCTGCGCCGCATCGAGGCGAAGGGGTACCAGCTGGTCGACATCAAGTTCGTGGAGGCGAGCCGCGAACTGCTGGCCGCGCACTACGCAGAGCACGAGGGAAAGCCGTTCTACGAGCCCCTCGTCGAATTCATGGAGAGCGGCCCGATCGTCGCGATCCGCGTCGCCGGCAACGGCGTCATCGAGGGTTTCCGGTCTCTCGCCGGTGCGACCAACCCCACCAGCGCGGCGCCAGGCACGATCCGCGGCGACCTCGGACGCGACTGGGGTCTCAAGGTCCAGCAGAACCTCGTGCACGGCAGCGACTCGGTCGAGTCGGCGCAGCGCGAGCTGTCCCTCTGGTTCTAG
- a CDS encoding DUF4233 domain-containing protein has translation MTEQPGPGRSRAPRVRRQRSVTEMLLSIVLALEAVLVFFVTLVVYGLRSLEPGLAFGGGALLILALFLTSGLLRYPWGVWLGWALQLVLLATGFLVPLMFFIAACFVAIWIFCFVRGRQIDHQKAAFAAEHPNPGDIT, from the coding sequence ATGACCGAGCAGCCCGGCCCCGGCCGCAGCCGCGCGCCACGCGTGCGCAGACAGCGCTCGGTCACCGAGATGCTGCTGTCGATCGTGCTGGCGCTCGAGGCCGTGCTCGTGTTCTTCGTCACGCTGGTCGTCTACGGGCTCAGGTCGCTCGAACCCGGCCTGGCGTTCGGCGGGGGAGCGCTGCTCATCCTCGCGCTGTTCCTCACCAGCGGCCTGCTGCGCTACCCGTGGGGCGTGTGGCTCGGCTGGGCTCTGCAGCTCGTGCTGCTCGCGACCGGTTTCCTCGTGCCGCTGATGTTCTTCATCGCGGCCTGCTTTGTCGCGATCTGGATCTTCTGCTTCGTTCGCGGACGCCAGATCGACCACCAGAAGGCCGCATTCGCGGCCGAACACCCCAACCCAGGAGATATCACGTGA
- a CDS encoding bifunctional folylpolyglutamate synthase/dihydrofolate synthase gives MSKNDNPGDNDYQGYDGGEVEPEEEPDFVDDGSGLPDFLQGGNEGTNLDDDSEYDFDDNEYQSGADDVYAELLARIGEGNPQPRLEPTRRAVELLGDPHRAYPVIHIAGTNGKTSTSRITESILRAYGLKTGLLTSPHLTRVNERIVIDGQPISNRALVENWADIRPYLLLIDAELAGAGESELTFFEALTVLAFASFADAPVDVAVIEVGMGGEWDSTNVADGQVAVFTPIALDHTQRLGNTVAEIAKTKSGIIKPVASVVSATQTPDALAELQRAAELTESTFAQQGDAFSLESTTVAVGGQVISVKGLAASYPDLFLPMFGDHQAQNATLAIAAVESFLGGGSQPLVGDVLAEGLQTATSPGRLQIVGTEPTVLVDAAHNPHGAAALAAAIGSYFTFDEVAVVIGVLQDKDADGIVSALAPIATRFYVTQSESDRAVAADDLAYIVREYTEEVYTDESAETALEAAREWAAEGEKRAVLVTGSITLVGDAITLATVSKWKR, from the coding sequence ATGTCTAAGAACGACAACCCCGGCGACAACGACTACCAGGGGTACGACGGCGGCGAGGTCGAGCCGGAAGAAGAGCCCGACTTCGTCGACGACGGAAGCGGACTGCCCGACTTCCTCCAGGGCGGCAACGAGGGCACCAACCTCGACGACGACTCCGAGTACGACTTCGACGACAACGAGTACCAGTCCGGCGCCGACGACGTCTACGCCGAACTGCTCGCCCGCATCGGCGAGGGAAACCCCCAGCCCCGCCTCGAGCCGACCCGCCGCGCCGTCGAACTTCTCGGCGACCCGCACCGCGCCTACCCGGTGATCCACATCGCCGGAACCAACGGCAAGACCTCGACGAGCCGCATCACCGAGAGCATCCTGCGCGCCTACGGGCTGAAGACGGGTCTCCTCACGAGCCCGCACCTCACGCGCGTGAACGAGCGCATCGTGATCGACGGCCAGCCCATTTCGAACCGGGCGCTCGTCGAGAATTGGGCAGACATCCGGCCCTATCTCCTGCTCATCGACGCGGAACTCGCGGGCGCGGGCGAGTCGGAGCTCACCTTCTTCGAGGCCCTCACCGTGCTCGCCTTCGCGAGTTTCGCCGACGCCCCCGTCGACGTCGCCGTGATCGAGGTCGGTATGGGCGGCGAGTGGGACTCCACCAACGTCGCCGACGGCCAGGTCGCCGTGTTCACGCCGATCGCCCTCGACCACACGCAGCGCCTCGGCAATACCGTGGCCGAGATCGCGAAGACCAAGTCGGGCATCATCAAGCCCGTCGCCAGCGTCGTGTCTGCGACGCAGACCCCGGATGCCCTCGCCGAGTTGCAGAGGGCGGCCGAACTGACCGAGTCCACGTTCGCGCAACAGGGCGACGCGTTCTCGCTCGAATCGACGACAGTGGCCGTCGGCGGCCAGGTCATCTCGGTGAAGGGACTCGCGGCCAGCTACCCCGACCTGTTCCTGCCGATGTTCGGCGACCACCAGGCGCAGAACGCCACGCTCGCGATCGCCGCCGTCGAGTCGTTCCTCGGTGGGGGCAGCCAGCCGCTCGTCGGCGACGTGCTCGCCGAGGGGCTGCAGACCGCGACGTCTCCCGGCCGGCTGCAGATCGTCGGCACCGAGCCGACCGTGCTCGTCGACGCCGCGCACAACCCGCACGGCGCTGCGGCTCTCGCGGCCGCCATCGGCAGTTACTTCACGTTCGACGAGGTCGCGGTGGTGATCGGCGTGCTGCAGGACAAGGACGCCGACGGCATCGTTTCCGCGCTCGCACCGATCGCGACGCGTTTCTACGTGACGCAGTCGGAGTCGGACCGCGCCGTCGCGGCGGACGACCTCGCCTACATCGTGCGCGAGTACACCGAGGAGGTCTACACCGACGAGTCGGCCGAGACCGCGCTCGAGGCGGCCCGCGAGTGGGCGGCCGAGGGCGAGAAGCGTGCCGTGCTCGTCACCGGCTCGATCACCCTCGTCGGCGACGCCATCACCCTCGCGACCGTGAGCAAGTGGAAGCGATGA
- the ileS gene encoding isoleucine--tRNA ligase produces the protein MPYPRNASTAGVPASPNFPAIEEGMLAYWAGDNTFLASVEQREGADEWVFYDGPPFANGLPHYGHLLTGYAKDLFPRFQTMRGKQVHRRFGWDTHGLPAELEAMRQLGITEKSQIEEMGIAAFNAKARESVLKYTDEWQQYVTRQARWVDFENDYKTLDVTFMESVIWAFKQLHTKNLAYEGFRVLPYCWHDETPLSNHELRMDDDVYKMRQDQTVTVTFPLVGAKAEVLGLTGVKALAWTTTPWTLPTNMALAVGPAIEYALLPSGPNGAADHVPVGATTVGGAVAGDILTVEGESRYLLALDTVGAYFKDLGYESADAAKAAVSRTVLGAELNGVKYDRLWDYYADTEEYGTENAWQILVADYVATGEGTGIVHQAPAYGEDDQLVCAAAGIPVIISVDDGGKFLSNIEGVAGLQVFDANKPLTQQLRAAGRLLRVASYEHSYPHCWRCRNPLIYKAVSSWFVRVPEFRDRMGELNQEINWVPDNVKDGQFGKWVGNARDWSISRNRYWGSPIPIWKSDNPEYPRIDVYGSLDELRADFGRLPLNAEGEPDLHRPFIDELTRPNPDDPTGQSTMRRIEDVLDVWFDSGSMPFAQVHYPFENREFFEAHNPADFIVEYIGQTRGWFYTLHTLSTALFDRPAFKNVISHGIVLGSDGQKMSKSLRNYPDVSEVFDRDGADAMRWFLMSSSVIRGGNLIVTEEAIREGTRQFLLPLWSTYYFFTLYANASDYTATWRTDSTNVLDRYLLAKTRQLVVDVTRELEALDSPTAALKLRDFGDVLTNWYVRRSRDRFWTGDDTESFDTLYTVLETLTRVAAPIIPLVSDEIWRGLTAGRSVHLEDWPDAEAFPADDALVTAMDRVRAIASAGLSLRKAKSRRVRLPLAQLTVVSDDGAALARFSDILLQELNVKDVVFSALEPDSFERFGISQKLTVNSRAAGPRIGKQVQAVIKAAREGDWQAAGDTVVVGGVELLPAEFELELQSADEANAIAFLADGGFVILDTETTPDLEAEGLARDIIRAVQDTRKAAGLNVSDRISMTIRGDGGDDIAALTAFEATIAADTLATAFEIILVDDPAVSAATEVAAGSQRTTLTPHQYANTGVLVIDLWKAASVDV, from the coding sequence ATGCCCTACCCCCGCAACGCCAGCACGGCCGGTGTTCCCGCGTCCCCGAACTTCCCCGCCATCGAAGAGGGCATGCTCGCCTACTGGGCGGGCGACAACACCTTCCTCGCCTCGGTCGAACAGCGCGAGGGCGCCGACGAGTGGGTCTTCTACGACGGCCCGCCGTTCGCCAACGGACTGCCGCACTACGGCCACCTGCTCACCGGTTACGCCAAAGACCTCTTCCCGCGCTTCCAGACGATGCGCGGCAAGCAGGTGCACCGCCGCTTCGGCTGGGACACCCACGGCCTGCCCGCCGAGCTCGAGGCGATGCGGCAGCTCGGCATCACCGAGAAGAGCCAGATCGAAGAGATGGGCATCGCGGCGTTCAACGCGAAGGCGCGCGAGTCGGTGCTCAAGTACACCGACGAGTGGCAGCAGTATGTCACCCGCCAGGCGCGCTGGGTCGACTTCGAGAACGACTACAAGACGCTCGACGTGACGTTTATGGAGAGCGTCATCTGGGCGTTCAAGCAGCTGCACACCAAGAACCTCGCCTACGAGGGCTTCCGCGTGCTGCCGTACTGCTGGCACGACGAGACCCCGCTGTCGAACCACGAGCTGCGCATGGACGACGACGTCTACAAGATGCGCCAGGACCAGACCGTCACGGTCACGTTCCCGCTCGTCGGCGCCAAGGCCGAGGTGCTCGGGCTCACCGGTGTCAAGGCGCTGGCCTGGACGACGACCCCGTGGACCCTTCCCACCAACATGGCGCTGGCCGTCGGGCCCGCCATCGAATACGCGCTGCTGCCGAGCGGCCCGAACGGCGCCGCCGACCACGTGCCGGTCGGAGCGACCACCGTCGGCGGCGCGGTAGCCGGCGACATCCTCACCGTCGAGGGCGAATCGCGCTACCTGCTCGCACTCGACACCGTCGGCGCCTACTTCAAGGACCTCGGATACGAGAGCGCGGATGCTGCGAAAGCCGCCGTATCCCGTACCGTGCTCGGCGCCGAACTGAACGGCGTGAAGTACGACCGGCTCTGGGACTATTACGCCGACACCGAGGAGTACGGCACCGAGAACGCCTGGCAGATCCTCGTGGCCGACTACGTCGCCACCGGCGAGGGCACCGGCATCGTGCACCAGGCCCCCGCCTACGGCGAGGACGACCAGTTGGTCTGTGCCGCGGCCGGCATCCCGGTCATCATCTCCGTCGACGACGGCGGCAAGTTCCTCTCCAACATCGAGGGTGTCGCCGGACTGCAGGTCTTCGACGCGAACAAGCCGCTCACGCAGCAGCTGCGCGCCGCCGGCCGCCTGCTGCGCGTCGCGAGCTACGAGCACAGCTACCCGCACTGCTGGCGCTGCCGCAACCCGCTGATCTACAAGGCCGTGTCGAGCTGGTTCGTGCGCGTGCCCGAGTTCCGCGACCGCATGGGCGAGCTCAACCAGGAGATCAACTGGGTCCCCGACAACGTCAAGGACGGCCAGTTCGGCAAGTGGGTGGGCAACGCCCGCGACTGGTCGATCTCGCGCAACCGCTACTGGGGCAGCCCGATCCCGATCTGGAAGAGCGACAACCCGGAGTACCCGCGCATCGACGTCTACGGTTCGCTCGACGAGCTGCGGGCCGACTTCGGCCGCCTGCCGCTCAACGCCGAGGGTGAACCCGACCTGCACCGCCCGTTCATCGACGAGCTGACCCGCCCGAACCCCGACGACCCGACAGGGCAGTCGACGATGCGCCGCATCGAAGACGTACTCGACGTGTGGTTCGACTCGGGCTCGATGCCGTTCGCCCAGGTGCACTACCCGTTCGAGAACCGCGAATTCTTCGAGGCGCACAACCCCGCCGACTTCATCGTCGAGTACATCGGACAGACCCGCGGCTGGTTCTACACGCTGCACACGCTGTCGACCGCGCTCTTCGACCGCCCCGCGTTCAAGAACGTGATCAGCCACGGCATCGTGCTCGGCAGCGACGGGCAGAAGATGTCGAAGAGCCTGCGCAACTACCCGGACGTCTCCGAGGTCTTCGACCGCGACGGTGCGGATGCTATGCGCTGGTTCCTCATGTCGTCGTCCGTCATCCGCGGCGGCAATCTGATCGTCACGGAGGAGGCGATCCGCGAGGGCACCCGGCAGTTCCTGCTTCCGCTGTGGAGCACGTACTACTTCTTCACGCTCTACGCCAACGCTTCGGATTACACCGCCACCTGGCGCACCGACTCGACCAACGTGCTCGACCGCTACCTGCTGGCCAAGACGCGCCAGCTCGTCGTCGACGTGACGCGCGAGCTCGAGGCCCTCGACAGCCCCACGGCCGCGCTCAAGCTGCGCGACTTCGGTGACGTGCTCACCAACTGGTATGTGCGCCGCAGTCGCGACCGTTTCTGGACCGGCGACGACACCGAGTCGTTCGACACGCTGTACACCGTGCTCGAGACCCTCACCCGTGTCGCCGCGCCGATCATCCCGCTCGTCTCCGACGAGATCTGGCGGGGGCTCACGGCCGGGCGCAGCGTGCACCTCGAGGACTGGCCGGACGCCGAGGCCTTCCCGGCCGACGACGCCCTCGTCACCGCGATGGACCGCGTGCGGGCGATCGCGTCCGCCGGCCTCTCGCTGCGCAAGGCGAAGAGCCGCCGCGTGCGACTGCCGCTCGCGCAGCTCACCGTCGTGAGCGACGACGGCGCGGCCCTTGCCCGGTTCAGCGACATCCTGCTGCAGGAGCTCAACGTCAAGGACGTCGTGTTCAGCGCCCTCGAGCCGGACAGCTTCGAGCGGTTCGGCATCTCGCAGAAGCTCACCGTCAACTCCCGCGCCGCGGGTCCGCGCATCGGCAAGCAGGTGCAGGCCGTGATCAAGGCTGCGCGTGAGGGGGACTGGCAGGCGGCGGGCGACACCGTCGTGGTCGGCGGCGTCGAACTGCTGCCCGCCGAGTTCGAGCTCGAACTGCAGTCGGCCGACGAGGCCAACGCGATCGCGTTCCTCGCCGACGGCGGCTTCGTGATCCTCGACACCGAGACGACGCCCGACCTCGAGGCCGAGGGGCTCGCGCGCGACATCATCCGTGCCGTGCAGGACACCCGCAAGGCCGCCGGGCTCAACGTGAGCGACCGCATCTCGATGACCATCCGCGGCGACGGCGGCGACGACATCGCGGCCCTGACGGCGTTCGAGGCGACCATCGCCGCCGACACGCTCGCTACCGCGTTCGAGATCATCCTCGTCGACGATCCGGCCGTCTCTGCCGCGACCGAGGTAGCGGCCGGTTCGCAGCGCACGACCCTGACTCCCCATCAGTACGCGAACACTGGTGTACTGGTTATCGATCTGTGGAAGGCGGCATCAGTAGATGTCTAA
- a CDS encoding response regulator transcription factor, translating into MSNILIAEDEERIAVFVDKGLRAAGFSTTVVADGDDALERARSGNHALVLLDVGLGGIDGFEVLRRIRAENLTLPIIMLTARTGVEDTVAGLEGGANDYMPKPFRFDELLARVRLRLRDATAQVTTTLSRGDLTLDALTRRARVGDTQIDLSAREFALAEEFLLHPDQVLSREQLLSRVWGLDFDPGSNVVDVYVRYLRAKFGAHRIETVRGMGYRLR; encoded by the coding sequence GTGAGCAACATCCTGATCGCGGAGGACGAGGAACGCATCGCTGTCTTCGTCGACAAGGGCCTGCGCGCGGCCGGGTTCTCGACCACCGTCGTGGCCGACGGCGACGACGCCCTCGAGCGGGCGCGCAGCGGAAACCACGCGCTCGTCCTCCTCGACGTCGGGCTCGGCGGCATCGACGGCTTCGAGGTTCTCCGCCGCATCAGGGCCGAGAACCTGACGTTGCCGATCATCATGCTCACCGCACGCACGGGAGTGGAAGACACCGTCGCCGGCCTCGAGGGCGGGGCGAACGACTACATGCCGAAGCCGTTCCGTTTCGACGAGCTGCTCGCCAGGGTGCGCCTGCGGCTCCGGGATGCCACGGCGCAGGTCACCACGACGCTGAGCCGCGGCGACCTCACGCTCGACGCCCTCACCCGCCGGGCACGGGTCGGCGACACGCAGATCGACCTCTCGGCGAGGGAATTCGCCCTGGCGGAGGAGTTCCTCCTCCATCCCGACCAGGTGTTGAGTCGCGAGCAGCTGCTCAGCCGGGTCTGGGGGCTCGACTTCGACCCCGGTTCCAACGTGGTGGACGTGTACGTGCGGTACCTGCGCGCGAAGTTCGGCGCCCACCGCATCGAGACGGTGCGCGGCATGGGATACCGGCTGAGATAG
- a CDS encoding sensor histidine kinase, producing the protein MRRPRWGLAPRWSVRSRILTSILLVALVGMTVAGLTAFLVQRDRIVTQIDDMLLANVESARFVVTGESDPVTTDSEQGEPPGGVAFTTSAEALEAILARVIPGRHESALGIVDGEATLVPGVDIAFHLEDDPGFVQRIVDETSDGGVHLGTAISSVGTVRYVATPIVVQGDPQSAVYVAAVDVDAELDELRAAFGTYTIVASVTLVAIGLVGWFVAGRLLRPLRRLRVAASRITASERGERIPVVGHDDISALTETVNGMLGRLDRAMTTQRQLLDDVRHELKTPITILRGHLELLEASNVDDVESTRALAIDELDRMTRLVDDIESLAEAQRMTLARTPTDVADLTSEVFAKASVIPDHDWALAGVAHVSTSLDPGRITQAMLQLVDNAAKYSPPGTPIEIGSTADGSTVEFWVADRGRGIPAGAEDRIFDRFGRADTGRGIEGSGLGLPIVKTIAMAHGGRVSLTSSSTGSRFGIVIPLPDAPQTEEDEDS; encoded by the coding sequence ATGAGACGACCGCGGTGGGGACTCGCTCCTCGCTGGTCTGTGCGCTCCCGCATCCTGACGTCGATCCTGCTCGTGGCGCTCGTCGGTATGACGGTCGCCGGGCTCACCGCCTTCCTGGTTCAGCGCGACCGCATCGTGACGCAGATCGACGACATGCTGCTCGCGAATGTCGAATCGGCCCGTTTTGTGGTGACGGGAGAGTCAGACCCGGTCACCACCGACTCCGAGCAGGGGGAGCCGCCAGGCGGCGTGGCCTTCACGACCTCCGCCGAGGCGCTCGAGGCGATCCTCGCCAGGGTGATCCCTGGCCGCCACGAGAGCGCGCTCGGCATCGTCGACGGCGAGGCGACACTCGTGCCGGGAGTCGACATCGCGTTCCACCTCGAAGACGACCCGGGTTTCGTGCAGCGCATCGTCGACGAAACGTCGGACGGCGGGGTGCACCTCGGCACGGCGATCTCGAGCGTGGGCACGGTGCGCTACGTCGCGACACCCATCGTGGTGCAGGGCGACCCGCAATCGGCCGTGTACGTGGCAGCCGTCGACGTCGACGCGGAACTCGACGAGCTGCGTGCGGCCTTCGGCACCTACACGATCGTCGCCTCCGTCACCCTCGTGGCGATCGGGCTCGTGGGCTGGTTCGTGGCCGGGCGGCTGCTGCGGCCGCTGCGTCGGCTGCGCGTGGCGGCGTCCCGGATCACGGCGAGCGAGCGCGGCGAGCGCATCCCCGTCGTCGGCCACGACGACATCTCGGCGCTCACCGAGACGGTGAACGGCATGCTCGGCCGTCTCGACCGCGCCATGACGACCCAGCGACAGCTGCTCGACGACGTGCGCCACGAACTCAAGACGCCCATCACCATCCTGCGCGGTCACCTCGAACTCCTCGAGGCCAGCAACGTCGACGACGTCGAATCGACCCGTGCCCTCGCGATCGACGAGCTCGACCGGATGACCCGCCTCGTCGACGACATCGAGTCGCTCGCGGAGGCGCAACGGATGACCCTCGCCCGCACCCCCACGGACGTGGCCGACCTCACCTCCGAGGTCTTCGCGAAGGCGAGCGTCATCCCCGACCACGACTGGGCGCTCGCGGGTGTCGCGCACGTGAGCACGAGCCTCGACCCGGGGCGCATCACCCAGGCGATGCTGCAGCTGGTCGACAACGCCGCGAAATACTCTCCGCCGGGCACCCCGATCGAGATCGGCAGCACCGCCGACGGTTCGACGGTCGAGTTCTGGGTCGCGGACCGCGGCCGGGGCATCCCGGCGGGCGCGGAGGACCGCATCTTCGACCGGTTCGGCCGCGCCGACACCGGTCGCGGGATCGAGGGCTCGGGGCTGGGCCTCCCGATCGTGAAGACGATCGCGATGGCCCACGGCGGCCGGGTGAGCCTGACGAGCTCGTCGACCGGCTCCCGATTCGGCATCGTTATCCCTTTGCCTGACGCACCGCAGACCGAGGAAGATGAAGACTCGTGA
- a CDS encoding cation diffusion facilitator family transporter gives MANVSLTVVLAFVANLVVALGKSFAAALTGSASMTAEAAHSWADVGNEIFLLVADRRGSGRADKRHPLGYGREAYFWSTIAAFGLFTAGAVVSIWHGIQELIDPEPAADYWIAYLVLGVSAVLEGVSFAQALRQSRAGAKQRRVGTLRFVLGTSNPTLRAVFAEDAAALVGLAIAFVGILLHQVTGSPVFDAIGSILVGVLLGVVAVVLIDRNRRFLVGQGAGDELNRTVIDLLLERPAVDRVTYIHLEYVGPERVFLVAAVDLRGDDTETNVAIVLRRLERELEQNEHIEEAILTLSTPDDASL, from the coding sequence ATGGCCAACGTCTCCCTCACCGTGGTGCTGGCGTTCGTCGCCAACCTCGTCGTCGCACTCGGCAAGTCGTTCGCGGCGGCCCTCACGGGCTCGGCCTCGATGACCGCGGAGGCCGCCCACTCGTGGGCGGACGTCGGCAACGAGATCTTCCTGCTCGTGGCCGACCGCCGCGGCAGCGGCCGGGCCGACAAGCGCCACCCCCTCGGCTACGGGCGCGAGGCCTACTTCTGGTCGACCATCGCGGCCTTCGGCCTGTTCACCGCGGGCGCGGTCGTGTCGATCTGGCACGGCATCCAGGAACTGATCGACCCGGAGCCGGCCGCCGACTACTGGATCGCGTACCTCGTGCTCGGCGTCTCGGCCGTGCTCGAGGGCGTCTCGTTCGCCCAGGCCCTGCGCCAGTCGCGCGCCGGCGCCAAACAGCGGCGCGTCGGCACCCTGCGCTTCGTGCTCGGCACCTCCAATCCGACGCTGCGTGCGGTGTTCGCCGAAGACGCGGCGGCGCTCGTCGGCCTGGCCATCGCGTTCGTCGGCATCCTGCTGCACCAGGTCACGGGCTCCCCCGTCTTCGACGCGATCGGCTCGATCCTCGTCGGCGTGCTGCTCGGCGTCGTCGCCGTCGTGCTCATCGACCGCAACCGGCGTTTCCTCGTCGGGCAGGGTGCGGGCGACGAGTTGAACCGCACGGTCATCGACCTGCTGCTCGAGCGCCCGGCCGTCGACCGGGTCACCTACATCCACCTCGAGTACGTCGGCCCGGAGCGGGTGTTCCTCGTCGCCGCGGTCGACCTGCGCGGCGACGACACGGAGACGAACGTGGCGATCGTGCTGCGGCGGTTGGAACGCGAACTCGAACAGAACGAGCACATCGAAGAGGCGATCCTCACGCTGTCGACGCCCGACGACGCGTCGCTCTAG
- a CDS encoding TetR/AcrR family transcriptional regulator codes for MQTSAGQQASVGRPKVSSRQMIEDAAAELFIENTYARTTIDQITTRAGVSRATFFNYFGAKSDLLWFEVDRAIDSLREACAEASATGSLDSVCQVLLALAGDFDERRVPLALTQGEVMGAADEVVQSGLLRIAAQARIFAAFFAARSARHPDDLLVRTAANALAGAVSAAWITWARAGIGRSPLQGYLAESVDVVFPGIRAAFDDVGRGNVY; via the coding sequence GTGCAGACCAGTGCAGGACAGCAGGCGAGCGTCGGGCGCCCCAAGGTGTCGTCGAGGCAGATGATCGAGGATGCCGCGGCGGAACTGTTCATCGAGAACACCTACGCCAGAACCACCATCGACCAGATCACCACGCGCGCCGGGGTCAGCCGGGCCACCTTCTTCAATTACTTCGGGGCGAAGAGCGACCTGCTCTGGTTCGAGGTCGACCGCGCGATCGACTCCCTGCGCGAGGCGTGTGCCGAGGCATCCGCCACCGGCTCGCTCGACTCGGTGTGCCAGGTCCTTCTCGCGCTCGCCGGGGACTTCGACGAACGCCGGGTGCCGCTCGCGCTGACCCAGGGCGAAGTGATGGGTGCCGCCGACGAGGTCGTGCAGTCCGGGCTGCTGCGCATCGCCGCGCAGGCTCGGATCTTCGCGGCGTTCTTCGCCGCCCGCAGTGCGCGGCATCCCGACGACCTGCTCGTGCGCACCGCCGCGAACGCGCTCGCCGGCGCCGTGTCGGCGGCGTGGATCACCTGGGCCCGCGCCGGCATCGGACGCTCGCCGCTGCAGGGGTACCTGGCCGAGAGCGTCGACGTGGTCTTCCCGGGCATCCGGGCCGCGTTCGACGACGTCGGCCGCGGCAACGTCTACTAG